A genomic window from Deltaproteobacteria bacterium includes:
- a CDS encoding ParA family protein: MRIIAIANQKGGCGKTTTAINLSSCLALRGQRVLLIDFDPQSHATMGLDIDCDPEKSMYHVMAPRQVGQPGIEDIVVPVKDGFDIAPSDTRLSAIEQELAGIEGRENRLMEALQALKLQYDFAIIDCPPSIGHLCFNALRASDEAIIPIDMSLFSLRGVAKLTDIIILLEDSCGHAIKTRALVTMYDYRTRYSRHVLEKVREKFKEEVFETVIRYNIRLRETVDYGLPVGDYDKHAIGQKDYEKLADEVMSSRIAAMAREEDVSRTAHDILRKAEEYIDSMEEPPMPVEPSSEFEEIFPYPSESSYSAMIEAIATNLGDPSSEHEEKSEEFE, from the coding sequence GTGAGAATCATTGCAATTGCGAATCAAAAGGGAGGATGCGGCAAAACCACTACGGCGATCAATCTTTCATCTTGTTTGGCACTAAGGGGACAGAGGGTTCTGCTCATTGATTTCGACCCTCAGTCACATGCCACCATGGGTTTAGACATAGACTGCGATCCCGAAAAAAGCATGTATCACGTGATGGCGCCAAGGCAGGTTGGGCAACCGGGCATTGAAGACATTGTTGTACCTGTTAAAGATGGCTTTGATATTGCTCCCTCAGACACCAGACTCAGTGCCATCGAACAGGAGCTTGCAGGAATCGAAGGGAGAGAGAACAGACTCATGGAGGCTCTCCAGGCACTTAAGCTACAGTATGATTTCGCCATCATTGACTGTCCGCCAAGCATTGGGCATTTGTGTTTCAATGCCCTTCGTGCCAGTGATGAGGCCATTATCCCAATTGACATGAGCCTTTTTTCCCTTCGAGGGGTTGCCAAACTAACAGACATAATCATCCTGCTCGAAGACAGTTGTGGCCATGCCATAAAAACCCGTGCCCTTGTTACAATGTATGACTACAGGACTCGATATTCTCGACACGTTTTAGAGAAGGTTAGGGAAAAATTCAAAGAAGAGGTTTTTGAGACAGTGATTCGTTACAATATCCGTCTCAGGGAGACGGTAGACTACGGCTTGCCTGTCGGCGACTATGATAAGCATGCCATTGGTCAGAAAGATTACGAGAAGTTGGCCGACGAAGTCATGTCTTCGAGAATCGCTGCCATGGCTCGGGAGGAAGATGTCTCAAGGACCGCGCATGACATTCTGCGAAAGGCAGAGGAATATATCGATTCCATGGAGGAACCTCCAATGCCTGTGGAGCCCTCGTCTGAATTTGAGGAGATTTTTCCCTATCCATCTGAATCCTCGTATTCAGCAATGATAGAAGCTATTGCAACGAACCTCGGCGATCCGAGTTCAGAACATGAAGAGAAAAGTGAAGAATTCGAATGA